GGCGATGGCTGCTGGCCAGTTGAAGCTCTCGGCCCGCAACACACTACTGGAAAAAATGACCGATGATGTCAGCGCGCTCGTTCTCGAAGACAATCGCCTGCAGGCACTGGGCCTTTCCATAGCAGAGATTGGCGGTAAAAAAACGCTGCCATCCTGCATCCGGCTGATTGAATATTTTGAAGAACAGGGCAGACTGGATCGCGCCGTTGAAGGGCTGGCGAACAATGAGGATCTCATTCGCCGTGGCCAGGAAGATCGCGGGTTATTCCGTCCCGAGCTCGCAGTTCTGATCTCGACAGCAAAATTGGCGCTTCAGGATGCGATAGAGAATAGCACGTTGAGTACCGATCCCGGTCTCGAAAACGAGCTACTCAAAGCATTTCCTAGCGCCATCAAAGCAAAGCATAAAGACGCCGTCCTAAGCCACCAGTTGCGCCGGGAAATTATCGCGACGAAACTCGCTAACCGGATGGTCAATCGTCTTGGCTTGATTGATCCTTTTGAGCTGGCAGAAGAAGAAGGCTGCTCATTGGGCGAAGTCGCCGCAGCTTTTGTCATGGCAGAACGCCTGTTTGATGCGGAAACGATCTGGAAATCACTCGAAGATGCAAAAATTGGCGAAAATGTTCGATTGTTGCTCTTTGATCGCGTGGCTTATGTGCTTCGCTCCCATATGGCTGACCTGATGCGCATTGGCCTGACCAGTGGTACAATCGATGAAGCCGTCGACATGCTGGCACCCAATATAGCATTGCTAAATGATCAGGTAGACAGCCTGATAACAGAAGAAGGTCAGCTACAAGCAGCAAAACAGACAGGATTGCTGATAGAGGCTGGAGCGACCACCGAAATCGCTCATGAAATGGCCAACATCTATAAAAATGATGGCGCTGCTGGCATAGCCTATCTGGCCAAGACGCGGGACATTGACGCTATCGAAGTTGCCGCCGCGTTCACCAAGCTTGGAAGCCTGCTCGGGTTGGATTGGGCTCAGATGACAGCGACACGTATCAATCCGTCGGATCCTTGGGATCGTCTGCTCGTGGCAGGACTGGCTCGTGATTTCCAACAGATGCGCCTCGATTTCCTGAGACGGGCGCGGAGCAAGGATATGGATCAGTTTCTGGAGTCATGGGTTGAGAAAAATAATGCCCGGGTCGTACAATTCCGGAATATTGTTGATCGGGCTCAGCTATCTCCCAGACCATCAATTGCCATGCTCGCCCAGATCGCCGGGCAGGCCCGCATATTACTGTCGCGCTAGGCCTCTAATAAATCCAGTGATTCAAGAGATGAAGCATAACGCCCACTAGGCCGCCAACCAGCGTACCGTTGACCCGAATATATTGGAGATCCCGGCCTACTGCATTTTCAACACGATCCGTAATCGTTTGTGCGTCCCAGCCGCGAATGGTTTCCGAAACCAGTTTGACGATATTGTCGCCATAGCTCGCCACAACCCCGGCAACAGCACGGCGCGCGAACCGGTTGAGTTGGCGATTAAGCAGTGGGTCTTTCTGAAGACTGCTACCCAGTTGCATAAGCGCATCACCGAAGTGGCCAGCCATCGCTGCCTCAGGATCGCGCGAGGCTTTGAGCAAGGCTTCGCGCCCGGATTCCCACATGCCATCAATCCAGTTTGCTATGGCGGGATTTTCGATCATTTCGAGCTTCCACTCATTGACCCGTTGTCGTAATGCCGGATCGCTTTTCAGCTCCTGCGCGAGTTGAACCAAGCTCTCCTCAGTCTTGGCGCGCACGGGATGCTCGGGATCGGTCGCCATATCGGCCAATAGTTTGTACAAACCATCAACCACCTCGTTAGCCAGCCGGTCGTCCAGACCGGTCCAGCGCATCACTGTATTGGCGCGATCATGGACAATGGCGCGGATGACATATTCATTGGCGTCAAGTGTCCGATAGGCCCATTTGATTGTAGAATCGATCAATGGTCCGTGGCGATTTTCAGCCATAACGGATTCCAGAATCTGACCCATTGGCGTCGCGAGATCCAGTTCCTTTGCCTGTGTCTTTACGGCACCTTTAAACATGCTGCCAAGGCGGTCCTGGTCAAGCGAACCTATAATATCACCGATCAGCCGCGACGCACCCATACGCAACCGTCCCTCCCCACCGCTGGGTGATTTCAGGAACCGTCCGACGCCGCCTGCGAGATCAACCCCGTGCATCCGTTGCGCCACGATCCGTGAAACCAGGAAATTATTTTTCAGGAAGTTGGCGAGTGTATCGCCTATCCGGTCCTTGTTGCGCGGAATAATTGCCGTGTGCGGGATCGGCAGCCCCATTGGATGCCGGAACAAGGCAGTTACTGCAAACCAGTCCGCTATTCCGCCAATCATTGCCGCTTCTGCAAAAGCGCGAACAAAGCCTATCGCAGGATGCACTTCTTCAAAAGTTCGGGAGGTGAAATAGATCACCGCCATCAACACCAGCAAACCGGTCGCGATAATTTTCATATCGCGGCCAGCATTGTTCATGTCTCTTGTCATTGTGGACGAACCAGAAACCGGAATGCTGTTGGACTGCGGCGCCAATTTAGAAGAAAGCGGCTTCACTCGGCAGGCTGAACCTTTGCCTTATCGTCCGCGTCATCACCCGGATTATAAGTCAGCATCGTCTTGCGGAGCCAAGGACCGACACGCCGTTCAAAACCATCCGCCAAACTGAAACCGGCAGGCACAATAACCAACGTCAGCAGTGTCGATACGATCAGCCCGCCAATCACGACTGTTCCCATCGGCGCACGCCATGCGCCATCGCCGGACAGTGATACCGCGGTTGGTACCATACCAGCCGTCATGGCAACGGTGGTCATGACGATAGGCTGTGCACGTTTGTGGCCGGCATCCATGATGGCTTCAAATTTGGGAATGCCTTTCTCCATCTCCTCAATCGCAAAATCGATAAGGAGAATGGAGTTTTTACTGACAATGCCAAGTAGCATCAGCACCCCGATCAGCACTGGCATAGACACGGGTTGGCCAACAATCCATACGAGGAATATGCCGCCAAGCGGAGCCAGAGCCAATGAACCCATATTCACCAATGGCGACATCAGGCGCTTGTACAACAACACCAATGTGGCGAAAACCAGGAGCACACCGGAGATCAGCGCAATTACAAAATTCACTGCCAATTCAGCCTGCCACTCATCTTCACCAAAAGCTTCGTTGGACACGCCGGTTGGCAAGTCTTTCATGATCGGCAGGTCAAAAATAGCCGCCATCGCTTCGCCTTTAACAACATCTTGCGCCAGATCAGCA
This DNA window, taken from Parasphingorhabdus litoris DSM 22379, encodes the following:
- a CDS encoding DUF445 domain-containing protein, yielding MTRDMNNAGRDMKIIATGLLVLMAVIYFTSRTFEEVHPAIGFVRAFAEAAMIGGIADWFAVTALFRHPMGLPIPHTAIIPRNKDRIGDTLANFLKNNFLVSRIVAQRMHGVDLAGGVGRFLKSPSGGEGRLRMGASRLIGDIIGSLDQDRLGSMFKGAVKTQAKELDLATPMGQILESVMAENRHGPLIDSTIKWAYRTLDANEYVIRAIVHDRANTVMRWTGLDDRLANEVVDGLYKLLADMATDPEHPVRAKTEESLVQLAQELKSDPALRQRVNEWKLEMIENPAIANWIDGMWESGREALLKASRDPEAAMAGHFGDALMQLGSSLQKDPLLNRQLNRFARRAVAGVVASYGDNIVKLVSETIRGWDAQTITDRVENAVGRDLQYIRVNGTLVGGLVGVMLHLLNHWIY